In one window of Bradyrhizobium sp. AZCC 1721 DNA:
- a CDS encoding lytic transglycosylase domain-containing protein has product MRYLFAAVIAVFVVAADFESSEIRSAWTELSFVIAEAQSEPATTSNSHTGTVTASVEHSQEPDATNVVTAPYESATTADAAAHAVASIKEPPNPICEAVRSAAEEHDIPIGFLVRLLWQESRFKVAEVSSAGAQGIAQFMPRTAVEMGLKDPFDPLQAIPASARFLRKLYNQFGNLGLAAAAYNAGGGRIEKWLSRRGALPKETRNYVKIITGNKAEAWTDANNTVHMPTDLPDKAPCEGVGGLSKEDQIAEIPVDLAPSISGMVRKVDIAEESHAALKKRRVVASRTARVVRTAFRNAHARVTRLAAKAATRKPGKQSATRFASAAGSGSRTKSSKASREL; this is encoded by the coding sequence ATGCGATATCTTTTCGCCGCCGTGATTGCTGTGTTCGTGGTCGCGGCGGATTTTGAAAGTTCCGAAATCAGGTCAGCGTGGACGGAACTATCTTTCGTTATTGCCGAAGCGCAATCGGAACCTGCCACGACATCGAATTCTCACACTGGAACTGTGACCGCGTCAGTTGAGCATTCGCAAGAACCGGACGCAACAAACGTCGTCACCGCGCCGTACGAGTCGGCAACGACAGCCGATGCCGCGGCTCATGCGGTCGCCTCGATAAAGGAGCCACCGAACCCGATTTGTGAAGCGGTCAGAAGTGCCGCTGAGGAACACGATATTCCGATCGGCTTTCTCGTGCGCCTGCTCTGGCAGGAAAGCAGGTTTAAAGTGGCGGAGGTCAGTTCGGCAGGCGCGCAGGGCATTGCGCAATTCATGCCGCGAACGGCGGTCGAAATGGGCTTGAAAGACCCATTCGATCCGCTGCAGGCGATTCCTGCGTCGGCAAGATTTCTTCGCAAGCTTTATAATCAGTTCGGAAATCTCGGGCTTGCGGCGGCAGCCTACAATGCGGGCGGCGGCAGGATCGAGAAGTGGCTATCGCGGCGCGGTGCGTTGCCGAAGGAAACGCGCAATTACGTCAAGATCATCACCGGCAACAAGGCCGAGGCCTGGACGGACGCAAACAACACTGTTCACATGCCGACGGACCTGCCGGATAAGGCGCCATGTGAAGGCGTCGGTGGCCTGTCGAAGGAAGACCAGATCGCCGAAATTCCGGTCGATCTGGCGCCTTCGATCAGCGGAATGGTGCGAAAGGTTGATATTGCCGAAGAGAGCCACGCGGCGCTCAAGAAGCGGCGAGTTGTTGCAAGCCGAACCGCAAGGGTCGTACGTACGGCGTTCCGGAATGCACATGCCCGGGTAACCCGGCTGGCAGCAAAGGCTGCGACACGGAAGCCCGGCAAGCAATCCGCCACCCGCTTTGCGTCGGCCGCCGGCAGCGGCAGCCGGACAAAGTCATCGAAAGCATCGCGGGAATTGTAG
- a CDS encoding oxygenase MpaB family protein, with protein sequence MVSESDLDATLDAVRAGAAGPAEGIFGPASMTWRIDREAVIFLGAGRALLLQLAHPWVATAVAEHSRTFADPVGRFHRTFELMFTMVFGSLDGATAAARRLHRRHAMISGVLPEASGRFAQGSSYNANDIAALRWVHATLVETAAIAHDLILPPLSPEQREQYWAESRLFGALFGLRPADLPADWSSFTDYNAAMARSDTLSVSTAARDVAHHILTGARPWLRPPRWYVALSAQMLPERLRTGFGFDLDERDQRAADRALKWIRRLYPHLPTRLRYVGPYHEAQARLQGKPRLELATRWLNRAWTGRPRLDDRRER encoded by the coding sequence TTGGTCTCGGAAAGCGATCTAGACGCTACTCTCGATGCCGTCAGGGCCGGTGCCGCCGGGCCGGCTGAGGGCATTTTTGGCCCGGCGTCGATGACGTGGCGGATCGACAGGGAAGCCGTGATCTTTCTGGGAGCCGGGCGCGCCTTGCTGCTTCAACTGGCGCATCCCTGGGTCGCAACCGCCGTTGCCGAGCACTCGCGCACCTTTGCCGATCCAGTCGGTCGCTTTCATCGAACCTTTGAGCTGATGTTCACAATGGTGTTCGGTTCGCTCGATGGCGCGACTGCCGCGGCCCGGCGCCTGCATCGACGGCACGCGATGATCTCAGGCGTGTTGCCCGAGGCGAGCGGCCGCTTCGCCCAAGGCTCATCCTACAATGCCAACGACATCGCCGCGTTGCGCTGGGTTCACGCCACCCTTGTCGAAACCGCTGCCATCGCGCACGACCTTATCTTGCCTCCGCTCTCGCCCGAACAGCGCGAGCAATATTGGGCCGAAAGCCGGCTGTTCGGCGCATTGTTCGGGCTGAGACCTGCGGACCTGCCGGCGGATTGGTCATCCTTCACCGACTACAACGCCGCGATGGCTCGATCGGATACTTTGTCCGTGAGCACCGCGGCGCGTGACGTGGCCCACCACATCTTAACCGGCGCACGTCCGTGGTTGCGGCCGCCGCGCTGGTACGTGGCCCTGAGCGCACAGATGTTGCCCGAGCGGCTGCGCACAGGTTTCGGCTTCGATCTCGACGAGCGCGATCAGAGGGCCGCCGATCGCGCGCTCAAGTGGATACGCCGCCTGTATCCGCACCTGCCGACCCGCCTCCGCTACGTCGGCCCCTATCACGAAGCGCAGGCGCGGCTGCAGGGGAAGCCGCGGCTCGAGCTGGCTACCCGGTGGCTCAATCGGGCGTGGACCGGACGACCGCGGCTGGATGATCGTCGGGAGAGGTGA
- a CDS encoding helix-turn-helix transcriptional regulator, translating to MPELLTTDEAADYLRLSERKLYELVANRAVPCSKVTGRWLFPRTALDRWVSAGLISPTALAQVAAPPIVGGSHDPLLEWGLRESNSGLASLAEGSEEGLRRLTRGEVMVAAIHLHRLDGDDERANVEAVADAPGLHDAVLLGFARREQGILVASGNPLDLSDMASIATSRARMAQRPAGAGAQLLLLALLARAGITLDDLKLAKPAFPTGPDIAQAIRAGRIDCGIATRSVAKSAGLDFLPVTWERFDLVMRQRDYFMKGPQALFEFMRGPSFRDRAGELGGYDVREAGAVRLVN from the coding sequence ATGCCGGAGCTCCTCACGACAGACGAAGCGGCGGATTATCTGCGGCTCTCCGAGCGCAAGCTCTACGAGCTGGTGGCGAACCGCGCGGTGCCCTGCAGCAAGGTGACCGGCCGCTGGCTGTTTCCGCGCACGGCGCTGGATCGCTGGGTGTCCGCCGGCCTGATCTCGCCCACCGCGCTGGCGCAGGTGGCGGCGCCGCCGATCGTCGGCGGCAGCCACGATCCGCTGCTGGAATGGGGCTTACGTGAGAGCAATTCCGGCCTCGCCAGCCTGGCCGAAGGCAGCGAGGAAGGCCTGCGTCGGCTGACGCGTGGCGAGGTGATGGTCGCGGCGATCCATCTGCACCGGCTCGACGGCGATGACGAGAGAGCCAATGTCGAGGCGGTCGCCGACGCGCCGGGCCTGCATGATGCAGTCCTGCTCGGCTTTGCGCGGCGCGAGCAGGGCATTCTGGTCGCGTCCGGCAATCCGCTGGACTTGAGCGACATGGCCTCGATCGCAACATCGCGCGCGCGGATGGCGCAACGCCCGGCTGGCGCCGGTGCGCAATTGCTGCTGCTCGCGCTGCTGGCGCGCGCGGGCATCACGCTCGACGATCTGAAACTGGCAAAACCCGCCTTCCCCACCGGACCCGATATCGCGCAAGCCATCCGCGCCGGCCGCATCGATTGCGGCATCGCGACGCGAAGCGTGGCGAAATCGGCAGGGCTCGATTTCCTCCCCGTCACCTGGGAGCGTTTTGATCTCGTGATGCGGCAGCGCGATTACTTTATGAAGGGGCCGCAGGCGCTGTTCGAGTTCATGCGCGGGCCGAGCTTCCGCGATCGCGCGGGCGAGCTCGGCGGCTATGACGTCCGCGAGGCCGGTGCGGTGCGGCTGGTGAATTGA
- a CDS encoding threonine ammonia-lyase: MPEDITAAGASIAGSVLVTECDQSRTLSEICGCNLWLKFENLQFTSTFKERGALNRLLALSPEERRRGVIAMSAGNHAQGVAYHANRLGIPAAIVMPVGTPMVKIENTRRHGANTIISGKTLEEAGEFARTHGEAHGMIMIHPYDDPLIIAGQGTIAVEMLRAAPQLDTLVVPIGGGGLISGMAVAAKSLKPDLQIIGVQAQLYPSMYNAIKGQRLPMRGDTLAEGIAVKVPGRITTEIIRHLVDDIVLVTEDQIERAVAMLIAIEKTVVEGAGAAGLAAVLAAPERFAGRNVGLVLTGGNIDTRLIASVLTRELAREGRLTQIAIDIVDRPGQLAAVSALLAEAGANIIEVSHQRTFSDLPAKGTLLEVVIETRDRVHLDEVMKRLGEAGFVAWLPGRR, translated from the coding sequence ATGCCCGAGGACATCACGGCCGCGGGCGCGTCCATTGCCGGGTCAGTCCTCGTTACCGAATGCGACCAGAGCCGGACGCTGAGCGAGATCTGCGGCTGCAATCTCTGGCTCAAATTCGAGAACCTGCAGTTCACCTCGACCTTCAAGGAGCGCGGCGCGCTCAACCGGCTGCTGGCGCTGTCGCCGGAGGAGCGGCGGCGCGGCGTGATCGCGATGTCGGCCGGCAACCACGCGCAGGGCGTGGCCTATCACGCAAATAGGCTTGGCATTCCCGCAGCCATCGTGATGCCGGTCGGCACCCCGATGGTGAAGATCGAGAACACGCGGCGTCACGGCGCGAACACGATCATCTCCGGCAAGACGCTGGAAGAGGCTGGCGAATTTGCGCGCACGCATGGCGAGGCGCACGGCATGATCATGATCCATCCTTACGACGATCCCTTGATCATCGCGGGGCAGGGCACCATCGCGGTCGAAATGCTGCGGGCCGCGCCGCAGCTCGATACGCTGGTGGTGCCGATCGGCGGTGGTGGGCTGATCTCCGGCATGGCGGTTGCGGCCAAATCGCTGAAGCCGGATCTGCAGATCATAGGCGTGCAGGCGCAGCTCTATCCGTCGATGTACAACGCTATCAAGGGCCAGCGTCTGCCGATGCGCGGCGATACGCTTGCCGAAGGCATTGCGGTGAAGGTGCCGGGCCGGATCACCACCGAGATCATCCGCCATCTCGTCGACGACATCGTTCTCGTCACCGAGGACCAGATCGAGCGGGCGGTGGCGATGCTGATCGCGATCGAAAAGACCGTGGTCGAGGGCGCCGGCGCTGCGGGCCTCGCCGCGGTGCTGGCCGCGCCGGAGCGCTTTGCCGGCCGCAATGTCGGCCTTGTGCTAACCGGCGGCAACATCGATACCCGGCTGATCGCCTCCGTGCTGACCCGCGAACTCGCGCGCGAGGGGCGGCTGACCCAGATCGCGATCGACATCGTCGACCGGCCCGGCCAGCTCGCCGCCGTCTCGGCGCTGCTCGCCGAAGCCGGCGCCAACATCATCGAAGTCTCGCACCAGCGCACCTTCTCCGATCTCCCCGCCAAGGGCACCTTGCTCGAAGTCGTCATCGAAACGCGCGACCGTGTGCATCTGGACGAGGTGATGAAGCGGCTTGGGGAGGCGGGGTTTGTCGCGTGGCTGCCGGGGCGAAGGTAA
- a CDS encoding MFS transporter, which yields MRVPGPVAYVALYAALYAAFGVASPFWPKFFETRALTFEQIGLILAAALLARLVAGPLVGMFADFLQSLRLVLAFCATLAAATAVALLWADGFWLLLLLALVQAVALAPTTSMADALSVNVARPQIAGRPFEYGWIRGSASAAFVCGTLIIGQLITSTDLTRVVWLNAALLVAAAGATALVPKVSAPSAPHTGASQLAGAVRGLLGIARFRILILVSALIYGSHAMHDAFAVIRWSNAGIDTSVISVLWSEAVAAEVIVFFLIGPALLNRLGARGAAALAAAAGIIRWSVAATTPSVVALAMVQPLHGLTFALLHLSCMRLMAALVPARMAATAQAIYAFGAGVVTAALTLLSGLFYARYGGGAFVAMAVLCGLALPFAWFGFTDAQDISARAR from the coding sequence ATGCGCGTTCCCGGGCCGGTCGCCTACGTCGCTCTTTATGCCGCGTTGTACGCGGCGTTCGGCGTGGCATCGCCGTTCTGGCCGAAGTTCTTTGAAACCAGAGCGCTCACGTTCGAGCAGATCGGCTTGATACTTGCGGCTGCGTTGCTGGCGCGTCTTGTCGCCGGTCCACTCGTCGGGATGTTTGCAGACTTCCTGCAATCGTTGCGCCTCGTGCTCGCATTCTGCGCCACCCTGGCAGCAGCAACGGCTGTGGCGTTGCTGTGGGCCGACGGCTTCTGGCTGTTGCTGCTTCTGGCGCTGGTTCAAGCCGTGGCACTGGCGCCTACGACGTCGATGGCCGACGCCTTGTCGGTCAACGTGGCCAGGCCGCAGATCGCGGGGCGGCCGTTCGAATACGGCTGGATCCGCGGTTCGGCATCGGCGGCTTTCGTCTGCGGCACGCTGATCATCGGCCAACTCATCACGTCCACTGATCTGACGCGCGTGGTCTGGCTGAACGCAGCCCTGCTTGTCGCTGCCGCTGGGGCAACCGCGCTGGTACCCAAGGTTTCAGCTCCATCGGCGCCGCATACCGGCGCCTCGCAGCTTGCGGGCGCGGTTCGTGGACTGCTTGGGATCGCGCGATTTCGAATCCTGATTCTCGTCTCGGCTCTGATCTATGGCAGCCACGCCATGCATGACGCCTTTGCGGTGATCCGGTGGAGCAATGCCGGAATAGACACCTCCGTCATAAGCGTCTTGTGGTCGGAGGCCGTCGCCGCAGAAGTGATCGTGTTCTTTCTGATCGGACCGGCCTTGCTCAACCGGCTCGGCGCGCGTGGTGCGGCGGCGTTGGCGGCAGCAGCCGGAATCATCCGCTGGTCGGTTGCGGCGACGACGCCTTCCGTCGTGGCGCTCGCGATGGTGCAGCCGCTGCACGGATTGACGTTCGCGCTGCTGCATCTTTCTTGCATGCGGTTGATGGCAGCTCTTGTCCCCGCCAGAATGGCCGCAACGGCTCAAGCCATCTACGCGTTTGGTGCGGGCGTGGTGACGGCCGCACTGACGCTGCTTTCAGGGCTTTTCTATGCCAGGTATGGCGGAGGGGCGTTCGTTGCGATGGCGGTGCTCTGCGGCCTCGCGTTGCCGTTCGCCTGGTTTGGCTTTACCGATGCTCAGGATATCTCTGCCCGCGCACGCTGA
- a CDS encoding ABC transporter permease gives MPDGPSALQLVLSGDPALFAIVRLSLYVSLSAVALAALIGIPMGAWIALTRFPGRQGVIVLLNALMGLPPVVVGLAVYLALSRSGPLGAFGLLFTPSAMIVAQTVLVTPIIAALTRQTIEDLWLEYRDELTAMNLGPLGRVMALIWDARFSLVTALLAGFGRAAAEVGAIIIVGGNIEGFTRTMTTAIALETSKGDLPLAVGLGLVLISIVIAVNALAWSVRRAGERLAG, from the coding sequence ATGCCAGACGGTCCGTCCGCCCTTCAACTTGTCCTCAGCGGCGATCCTGCGCTGTTCGCGATCGTGCGGCTGTCGCTCTATGTCAGCCTATCAGCGGTGGCGCTGGCCGCGCTGATCGGCATTCCCATGGGGGCCTGGATCGCGCTGACGAGATTTCCCGGCCGCCAGGGCGTCATCGTCCTGCTCAACGCCTTGATGGGCCTGCCGCCGGTCGTTGTCGGCCTCGCGGTGTATCTCGCGCTGTCGCGCTCCGGGCCGCTCGGCGCGTTCGGCCTGTTGTTCACCCCGAGCGCGATGATCGTCGCGCAGACCGTGCTGGTCACGCCGATCATCGCTGCGCTGACGCGCCAGACCATCGAGGATCTCTGGCTCGAATACCGCGACGAACTCACCGCGATGAACCTCGGGCCCCTCGGCCGTGTCATGGCGCTGATCTGGGACGCGCGCTTCAGCCTGGTCACCGCGCTGCTCGCCGGCTTCGGCCGCGCGGCGGCGGAGGTCGGCGCCATCATCATCGTCGGCGGCAACATCGAAGGCTTCACCCGCACGATGACGACGGCGATTGCGCTGGAGACTTCCAAGGGCGACCTGCCGCTCGCGGTCGGCCTCGGCCTCGTGCTGATTTCGATCGTGATCGCGGTCAACGCGCTGGCGTGGAGCGTGCGCCGCGCCGGCGAGCGACTGGCGGGATGA
- a CDS encoding Kelch repeat-containing protein, whose protein sequence is MSSTSDLPRLNRRAFVAVAAGATLGCAPALAQHAGHGTPSGTALPEATPSADPFARLQGGTPHHLTTEQIAQRKVDSPAPQGPQGRWAPKAALPLPRSEMAWATAWAGRMHIVGGYGEGRVDRAYHHVYDPKDDRWFNAAPLPRGANHVAVVADAGRVYALGGFIEQNRNPDPNAFFYDVAADKWTTIAPLPRSRGAAAAVALDGKIHLIGGAGAPTNERASVGWHEVYDPQTDKWEIRKALPAARDHVGAVAYNGMIHIIGGRFNTFEYNTDLHHLYLPVSDTWKERAPLPTARSGHGLVVYRDRLFAMGGEYGVQDGGQISQGVVFGQMESYDPKTNTWQSHAPMLTPRHAVGATTIGDTIYVAGGGAVTGGAVQSSVHEAFTLAA, encoded by the coding sequence ATGTCGTCGACATCCGATCTGCCGCGTCTGAACAGGAGAGCTTTCGTTGCGGTGGCTGCCGGCGCGACACTCGGTTGCGCGCCGGCGCTCGCCCAGCATGCGGGCCATGGCACGCCGTCAGGCACAGCGCTGCCCGAAGCAACGCCCTCCGCCGATCCGTTCGCCCGGCTTCAGGGTGGCACGCCGCATCACCTCACCACCGAGCAGATTGCCCAGCGAAAGGTGGATAGTCCCGCGCCGCAGGGCCCGCAGGGGCGCTGGGCACCGAAGGCGGCGTTGCCGCTGCCGCGAAGCGAAATGGCCTGGGCCACCGCCTGGGCGGGGCGCATGCATATTGTCGGCGGCTATGGCGAAGGCCGTGTCGATCGCGCCTATCATCATGTTTACGATCCGAAGGACGATCGATGGTTCAACGCCGCGCCTTTGCCGCGCGGCGCCAACCATGTTGCCGTCGTGGCGGATGCGGGGCGCGTCTACGCGCTCGGCGGCTTCATCGAGCAGAACCGCAATCCCGACCCGAATGCGTTTTTCTACGACGTGGCCGCCGACAAGTGGACGACGATCGCGCCTTTGCCGCGCTCACGTGGCGCTGCCGCGGCAGTCGCACTCGACGGTAAGATACATCTGATCGGTGGCGCCGGCGCGCCCACCAACGAGCGCGCCAGTGTCGGCTGGCATGAGGTCTATGACCCGCAAACCGACAAGTGGGAAATTCGGAAAGCGCTCCCCGCCGCGCGCGACCATGTCGGCGCTGTCGCCTATAACGGCATGATCCACATCATAGGCGGCCGCTTCAACACCTTTGAATACAACACCGACCTTCACCACCTTTACCTGCCTGTATCAGACACCTGGAAGGAGCGCGCGCCGCTGCCCACGGCGCGTTCGGGCCACGGCCTCGTCGTCTACCGCGACCGCTTGTTCGCGATGGGCGGCGAATACGGCGTGCAGGACGGAGGCCAGATCTCGCAAGGCGTCGTATTCGGTCAGATGGAGAGTTACGATCCGAAGACCAATACCTGGCAATCTCATGCGCCGATGCTGACACCGCGGCACGCGGTCGGCGCCACCACGATCGGCGATACCATCTACGTTGCGGGCGGAGGCGCGGTGACGGGCGGCGCAGTCCAGTCGTCCGTGCACGAGGCGTTTACGCTGGCGGCTTGA
- a CDS encoding energy-coupling factor ABC transporter ATP-binding protein, which yields MRAPSSELPIKFDGVTVAAGGVTILDDIALTLAPGLPTVLIGPNGSGKSTLLRLAMGLLAPSRGRITWGGLEHVSPLKRAIVFQRPAMLRRSAAANLRFALRAAGIPRAEHARRVAELLELVGLHALANRAARRLSGGEQQRLALARALARDPAVLFLDEPTASLDPIATKAVEDIIRTVSERNIKVVMATHDLGEARRLAGEVVMLHRGRIVETGAAASFFDAPQTAEARAFLAGELLI from the coding sequence ATGCGCGCGCCTTCGAGCGAACTGCCGATCAAATTTGATGGCGTCACGGTAGCGGCCGGCGGGGTCACGATCCTCGACGACATCGCGCTCACGCTGGCGCCGGGCCTGCCCACGGTATTGATCGGCCCCAACGGCTCGGGCAAATCGACGCTCTTGCGCCTGGCGATGGGGCTGCTGGCACCGTCGCGCGGCCGCATCACCTGGGGCGGGCTCGAACATGTCTCCCCGCTGAAGCGTGCGATCGTGTTTCAGCGCCCGGCGATGCTCCGGCGCAGCGCCGCCGCCAATCTCCGTTTTGCGCTGCGCGCCGCCGGCATTCCGCGCGCGGAACATGCGCGACGCGTCGCCGAGTTGCTCGAACTGGTCGGCTTGCACGCGCTCGCCAACCGCGCGGCGCGAAGGCTCTCCGGCGGCGAGCAGCAGCGCCTGGCGCTGGCGCGGGCGCTGGCGCGCGATCCCGCGGTGTTGTTCCTGGACGAGCCGACCGCGAGCCTCGATCCCATCGCCACCAAGGCGGTGGAAGACATCATCCGCACTGTGAGCGAGCGCAACATCAAGGTCGTGATGGCGACCCACGATCTCGGCGAAGCGCGCAGGCTCGCCGGCGAGGTCGTCATGCTTCACCGCGGCCGAATTGTCGAAACCGGTGCAGCCGCATCGTTCTTCGACGCGCCGCAAACCGCCGAGGCGAGGGCGTTCCTCGCCGGCGAACTGTTGATTTAG
- a CDS encoding RidA family protein — protein sequence MTRSVHVSSELFDSRRYGFAQIAVIPTPVGNAIHVSGQVAWDADRNIVGAGDVGRQLQKSLENLAVALASAGARLDQVGALRLYIKQSHMHESDAISGALKATFGDNPPCATWIGVASLANDEFLVEVEPSVVFLARE from the coding sequence ATGACCCGATCAGTACACGTTTCTTCCGAACTCTTTGACAGCCGGCGCTACGGTTTTGCGCAGATAGCAGTCATCCCGACACCTGTCGGCAACGCTATACACGTATCTGGTCAAGTTGCTTGGGATGCAGATCGAAACATCGTCGGTGCTGGCGATGTCGGTCGCCAACTCCAGAAGAGCCTTGAAAACCTTGCTGTCGCACTGGCATCGGCCGGCGCGAGACTTGATCAGGTCGGTGCGTTACGCCTCTACATCAAGCAAAGCCACATGCATGAAAGCGACGCAATCAGTGGCGCTCTCAAGGCGACTTTCGGCGACAATCCACCGTGTGCAACTTGGATTGGGGTGGCGAGCCTCGCCAACGATGAATTTCTCGTCGAGGTAGAACCCTCCGTGGTTTTCCTTGCACGAGAGTAG
- a CDS encoding extracellular solute-binding protein, whose protein sequence is MLTRRLLIAATASLVFASHAVAQDKSIVVASTTSTQDSGLFGYILPMFKARTGIDVKVVAQGTGQALDTGRRGDADVVFVHAKPAEEKFVSEGFGVRRHPVMYNDFILIGPKSDPAGIKGSKDIVAALSAIKAKGADFISRGDKSGTHQAELNLWKIAGIDIAKDKGPWYKEIGQGMGAALNTASASNAYVLADRGTWLSFKNRGDLVISVEGDKRLFNQYGVMLVNPEKHPSVKKDLGQQFIDWLISSEGQRAIADYKINGEQLFYPSASDSGA, encoded by the coding sequence ATGCTCACGCGCCGTCTGCTGATTGCGGCGACCGCCAGCCTGGTTTTCGCGAGCCACGCCGTCGCGCAGGATAAATCGATCGTGGTGGCCTCGACCACCTCGACGCAGGATTCCGGCCTGTTCGGCTATATCCTGCCGATGTTCAAGGCCAGGACCGGCATCGACGTAAAAGTGGTGGCGCAGGGCACGGGACAAGCGCTCGATACCGGCCGCCGCGGCGATGCCGACGTCGTGTTCGTCCACGCCAAACCTGCGGAAGAAAAATTCGTGTCCGAAGGGTTTGGCGTCAGGCGCCATCCCGTGATGTACAACGACTTCATCCTGATCGGGCCGAAGAGCGACCCGGCCGGCATCAAGGGCTCGAAGGACATCGTTGCGGCGCTCTCCGCGATCAAGGCGAAGGGGGCCGATTTCATCTCGCGCGGCGACAAGTCCGGCACGCATCAGGCGGAGCTCAATCTCTGGAAGATCGCCGGCATCGACATCGCAAAGGACAAGGGTCCCTGGTACAAGGAGATCGGGCAGGGCATGGGCGCTGCGCTCAACACCGCGTCGGCCTCGAACGCCTATGTGCTCGCTGATCGCGGCACCTGGCTGTCGTTCAAGAATCGCGGCGACCTCGTGATTTCAGTCGAAGGCGACAAGCGCCTGTTCAACCAGTACGGCGTCATGCTGGTGAATCCGGAGAAACATCCGAGCGTCAAGAAGGATCTCGGCCAACAATTCATCGATTGGCTGATATCATCAGAGGGCCAGAGGGCGATCGCCGATTACAAGATCAACGGCGAGCAGTTGTTCTATCCCAGCGCCAGCGATTCCGGCGCGTGA
- a CDS encoding response regulator, with product MNSLSDGPKAEAITVVLVEDDAPTLWRLQDALAKAGYQVRAAGTLAEARACLAQGAPKVLLTDLQLPDGHGVDLIRETRRRFPDTEIMVISILGDEESVISAITVGATGYLLKDAFPTDIAATVRDLVAGHSPISASIARFIVRRTQSTPEPPPGPVLNTTKLTPREIDILWGIAKGFSYAEIASHLGLSRQTVPGHIKSIYRKLEVHTRGEAVFEAVQQGLIKL from the coding sequence ATGAATTCATTGAGCGATGGGCCCAAGGCGGAAGCCATCACGGTCGTGCTGGTCGAGGACGACGCGCCGACGCTTTGGCGGCTGCAGGACGCGCTGGCCAAGGCCGGATACCAGGTCAGAGCCGCGGGCACGCTCGCGGAAGCCCGCGCCTGTCTCGCGCAAGGCGCACCAAAGGTGCTGCTGACCGATCTTCAGTTGCCGGATGGCCATGGCGTCGACCTGATCCGCGAGACCCGTCGGCGCTTTCCCGATACCGAGATCATGGTGATCTCGATCCTCGGCGACGAGGAAAGCGTGATTTCGGCGATCACCGTCGGCGCGACAGGCTATCTGCTCAAGGACGCCTTCCCGACCGACATCGCCGCCACCGTGCGCGACCTCGTCGCCGGCCACTCGCCGATCTCGGCCTCGATCGCGCGTTTCATCGTGCGCCGGACCCAGAGCACGCCGGAGCCGCCGCCCGGCCCAGTACTCAACACCACCAAACTGACGCCGCGCGAAATCGACATTCTCTGGGGCATCGCCAAGGGCTTTAGCTATGCCGAGATCGCCAGCCATCTCGGCCTGTCGCGCCAAACCGTGCCCGGGCATATCAAGAGCATCTATCGCAAGCTCGAAGTTCATACCCGGGGCGAGGCGGTGTTCGAGGCGGTCCAGCAGGGCTTGATCAAGTTGTGA